One window of the Diospyros lotus cultivar Yz01 chromosome 12, ASM1463336v1, whole genome shotgun sequence genome contains the following:
- the LOC127813905 gene encoding uncharacterized protein LOC127813905 isoform X3 yields MAILLFGYAVFQAKHKRCMAIKTLGEEASLELVRELLIALSYSVPDKVRNSVAAENLSSGYRDVVMNSDGDDQLRLDLISISDTPSPDISG; encoded by the coding sequence TTTCAGGCAAAGCACAAACGTTGTATGGCCATCAAAACACTTGGAGAGGAGGCTTCTTTGGAGCTGGTTCGAGAGTTGCTTATCGCACTCTCTTACTCTGTACCAGATAAAGTCCGAAACTCAGTTGCTGCAGAGAATCTGAGCAGTGGCTACAGGGATGTGGTGATGAATTCGGATGGAGACGATCAGCTTAGGCTGGATTTGATCTCAATCTCCGACACCCCATCTCCAGACATCAGTGGGTAA